From Chryseobacterium camelliae:
TTATTCGGCAATGCCGGTATTTTAATCCTCCTTACGTTCATTTTGTCCTGGCTGCTGATCAGTCCTGTCAAGATGATCGCCATGAAGTTCAAATCGATGAAGCTAAAAGACAACTATCCGAAGCTGGTTCTGGTGATCGGTGCACTGATTATTGTAGCCATCTTCAGAGTCGCAGGCATACCGATGGTGGTGATCTATTATATGCTGGTTTCTGTTATATTCCGGAAACAGCTTACATCCTGACCTTCAGCAGAAGCAGAGAACATCTATTCAAATAAATCTATTGTTAAATTATCAACCTAAAATAATGAATTTAAAACTCCATAAACCGCTTTGTGTCTTCGATCTAGAAACTACGGGAACCAATATTGGCAAAGACCGCATAGTAGAGATCTGCATCCTTAAGGTATATCCGGATGCTTCCCGTGAAAGCCGGACCTGGCGTGTCAATCCTGAAATGCCAATACCAAAGGAATGCAGTGAAATCCACGGCATCTATGACGAGGACATTAAAGACAGCCCTACCTTTAAAGAAATTGCTCCGAAAGTAATGGAAATGCTTTCAGGCTCTGATCTCGGCGGCTTCAACTCCAACCGTTTCGATGTTCCGCTTTTGGCAGAGGAACTGCTGAGGGTAGGTATGGATTTTGATCTAAGCAAATTCAAACTCGTGGATGCCCAAACGATTTACCATAAAAAGGAACCCAGGAACCTGAGTGCAGCCTATCAGTTTTATTGTGGTAAGACCCTTGAAAATGCCCATTCTGCAGAGGCCGATGTGATGGCTACTTTTGAGGTATTGGATGCGCAGGTGGGAAAATATGAAGATATTCCTAATGAGATTGCTCCTTTAAGTGAGTTCACCTTCCATAACAGGCATGCTGATCTGGCCGGATTTATCGGATATAATGAAAAGCTGGAAGAGGTCTTCAATTTCGGAAAATATAAAGGACAGTGTGTAAAAGTAATTTTCCAGAAGGATCTCGGTTATTTCGGGTGGCTTCAGAATGCA
This genomic window contains:
- a CDS encoding 3'-5' exonuclease, which produces MNLKLHKPLCVFDLETTGTNIGKDRIVEICILKVYPDASRESRTWRVNPEMPIPKECSEIHGIYDEDIKDSPTFKEIAPKVMEMLSGSDLGGFNSNRFDVPLLAEELLRVGMDFDLSKFKLVDAQTIYHKKEPRNLSAAYQFYCGKTLENAHSAEADVMATFEVLDAQVGKYEDIPNEIAPLSEFTFHNRHADLAGFIGYNEKLEEVFNFGKYKGQCVKVIFQKDLGYFGWLQNADFPLYTKKVFTKIQLSSKF